One Arcobacter sp. F155 DNA window includes the following coding sequences:
- a CDS encoding LTA synthase family protein: MNQVIMSKTLNIFRKLIFAHILFLIVMSVFRTVFFFYYSPLNSLDGFYLDILNAFILGFRIDLTVIGYIQAIPTILLIVLYYIKKEVLLNYFEKFLVYYLFIFFFIVSLLLCADFGFYSYFKEHINILFFGLLDDDTKALMITFWQNYNVVLILAIFFAYLAFLFLSIKKIFSIKNKNYNSFLGLKISALIFIILFILNFLAVRGTLGMYPLGKMIPNVSTNEFINKISHNGFRAYTNALSARKKYLARKYDLLKATGYKGNIEKAFEVYKGTSDINKEDLLKNITYQTKKNDDKEYNVVVIMVESFGLPILKYQSEKFNILGELKKHFDKDILLTNMISAGDGTISSLQALLLNIPHRPTSFAFSQSIYKQTSFAYSPAFLYKGQGYETSFIYGGDLTWRSLGQFVKHQGYDNVEGKINIFNHLENINKEKDEYFHPWGIFDEYLYSHILKKLEISDKKQFIVALSTNNHPPYNIPNDCKSKSLIYNDEIKNHITGDFDLAQQRFKSYAYAVDQVGVFLDKFKKSKFKDNTIVVVTADNNTIDGIMKYDDNQLLNSKNIPLYFYLQEELKEKIDVDTKVTGSHKDIFPTLYNLTLKDQEYISIGANLFDSSLAHYGFNGSMIVTNKEKVEKLKSIEEQTNSKVLNYYKANLAITQYLINYYHKKGKE, from the coding sequence ATGAATCAAGTTATTATGTCAAAGACATTAAATATTTTTAGAAAACTAATTTTTGCACATATTCTATTTTTGATAGTTATGTCTGTTTTTAGAACAGTTTTTTTCTTTTATTATTCACCTTTAAATAGTTTAGATGGTTTTTATTTAGATATTCTAAATGCTTTTATTTTAGGTTTTAGAATTGATTTAACTGTAATTGGATACATCCAAGCTATTCCAACAATACTATTGATAGTTTTATACTACATAAAAAAAGAAGTTTTATTAAACTATTTTGAAAAGTTTTTAGTTTATTATCTATTTATTTTCTTTTTTATAGTGAGTCTTCTTTTATGTGCTGATTTTGGTTTTTATTCATATTTTAAAGAACATATAAACATTTTGTTTTTTGGTCTTTTAGATGATGATACAAAAGCTTTAATGATAACATTTTGGCAAAATTATAATGTAGTATTGATTTTAGCTATTTTCTTTGCATATCTAGCATTTTTATTCTTATCAATTAAAAAAATATTTTCAATAAAGAATAAAAACTATAACTCTTTTTTAGGTCTTAAGATATCTGCACTTATTTTTATAATTCTATTTATATTAAACTTTTTAGCTGTTAGGGGAACGTTAGGAATGTATCCTTTAGGAAAAATGATTCCAAATGTATCAACTAATGAGTTTATAAATAAAATATCACATAATGGATTTAGAGCTTACACAAATGCTTTAAGTGCAAGGAAAAAATATCTAGCAAGAAAATATGATTTGCTTAAAGCAACAGGATACAAAGGAAATATCGAAAAAGCTTTTGAAGTTTATAAAGGGACAAGTGATATAAATAAAGAAGATTTATTAAAAAATATTACTTATCAAACTAAAAAAAATGATGATAAAGAGTACAATGTTGTAGTAATCATGGTAGAGAGTTTTGGTCTGCCAATATTAAAATATCAAAGTGAAAAGTTTAATATCTTAGGTGAGTTAAAAAAACATTTTGATAAAGATATTCTTCTTACAAATATGATTTCTGCAGGTGATGGTACAATTTCAAGTTTACAGGCATTATTGCTAAATATTCCACATAGACCAACATCTTTTGCCTTTTCTCAATCTATTTATAAGCAAACAAGTTTTGCATATAGCCCAGCTTTCCTTTATAAAGGTCAAGGATATGAAACAAGTTTTATTTATGGTGGTGATTTAACATGGAGAAGTTTAGGACAGTTTGTTAAACATCAAGGTTATGATAATGTAGAAGGTAAAATAAATATTTTCAATCACCTTGAAAATATTAATAAAGAAAAAGATGAATATTTTCATCCATGGGGGATATTCGATGAGTATTTATATTCACATATTCTAAAAAAATTAGAAATTAGTGATAAAAAACAGTTTATAGTAGCCCTTAGTACAAATAATCATCCTCCCTACAATATTCCAAATGATTGCAAATCAAAGAGTTTAATCTATAATGATGAAATAAAAAATCATATTACAGGAGACTTTGATTTAGCTCAACAAAGATTTAAGTCATATGCTTATGCAGTAGATCAAGTTGGAGTTTTTCTTGATAAGTTTAAAAAGAGTAAATTTAAAGATAATACAATAGTTGTAGTAACAGCTGATAATAATACAATTGATGGAATAATGAAGTATGATGATAATCAATTACTAAACTCTAAAAACATACCTTTATATTTTTATTTACAAGAAGAATTAAAAGAAAAAATAGATGTTGATACAAAAGTTACCGGTTCTCATAAAGATATTTTTCCAACACTTTATAACTTGACTTTAAAAGACCAAGAATATATATCAATTGGAGCTAATCTTTTTGATTCCTCACTTGCGCATTATGGATTTAATGGTTCAATGATAGTTACAAACAAAGAGAAAGTTGAGAAATTGAAAAGTATAGAAGAACAAACAAATAGTAAGGTTTTAAATTATTATAAAGCAAATTTAGCTATAACTCAATACTTGATTAATTATTATCATAAAAAAGGAAAAGAATGA
- a CDS encoding diacylglycerol kinase, with product MNNKPKYHLFKNTKYALDGFKHAFKTESSFKLELFCAIFIIIGILLVDVSLMYKLVLLVTGILVLIVELINSAIENVVDLVTKEHAPLAKTAKDIGSTAVMFTIGLHVTSWIVILIWA from the coding sequence ATGAATAATAAACCTAAATATCACCTTTTTAAAAATACAAAATATGCCCTTGATGGATTTAAACATGCTTTTAAAACAGAAAGCTCTTTCAAACTTGAACTTTTTTGTGCAATCTTTATTATCATAGGAATTTTACTTGTAGATGTTTCTTTAATGTATAAACTTGTTCTTTTAGTAACTGGTATTTTAGTTTTAATTGTAGAGCTTATAAACTCTGCAATTGAAAATGTAGTTGACCTTGTAACAAAGGAGCATGCCCCTTTAGCTAAAACTGCAAAAGATATAGGTTCAACTGCTGTTATGTTTACAATTGGGCTTCATGTAACTTCATGGATAGTAATACTTATATGGGCATAA
- a CDS encoding lipid A biosynthesis lauroyl acyltransferase, translated as MKASVKEYLVYYIYVSFKFLFTFLPKAFVKQILILCAKLAFRFNKEHKHIAKVNLDLAFEDKKSDDEKNKIIYESYKSLLFNMFEFVENQSISKEKLFAKAVIENEEVILNALEEKRKIIFITAHYGGWELAIPYTALKYGTLAVVNRKMDNPLINDMYVKARDRNNIVMLEKKVAAKGMLKAFKQGHNVAVAIDQHMKNGMEIEFFGKKVYATDSTARLAVKFDAVIIPIFAVMNDFRDYTIKVYDAIDPLKVEFKIEDKIKELTQLQANVIEEQIKETPALWFWQHKRWKKFYKNLYKRN; from the coding sequence TTGAAGGCAAGCGTTAAAGAATATTTAGTATATTACATATATGTCTCTTTTAAATTTCTTTTTACTTTTCTTCCTAAAGCCTTTGTAAAACAAATTTTAATTTTATGTGCAAAACTGGCTTTTAGATTTAATAAAGAGCATAAGCATATTGCAAAAGTAAATTTAGATTTGGCTTTTGAAGATAAAAAATCAGATGATGAAAAAAACAAAATAATCTATGAATCATATAAATCACTTCTTTTTAATATGTTTGAATTTGTAGAAAATCAATCAATTTCAAAGGAAAAACTGTTTGCAAAAGCAGTAATAGAGAATGAAGAAGTTATTTTAAATGCTTTAGAAGAGAAAAGAAAAATCATTTTTATCACTGCACACTATGGTGGGTGGGAGTTAGCTATTCCTTATACTGCTTTAAAGTATGGAACTTTAGCAGTTGTAAATAGAAAAATGGATAATCCTTTAATAAACGATATGTATGTAAAAGCAAGAGATAGAAATAATATCGTAATGCTTGAAAAGAAAGTTGCAGCAAAGGGTATGTTAAAAGCTTTTAAACAAGGACATAATGTAGCAGTAGCAATTGATCAACATATGAAAAATGGAATGGAAATAGAATTTTTTGGGAAAAAAGTTTATGCTACTGATTCAACAGCAAGATTAGCTGTAAAGTTCGATGCAGTGATTATCCCTATATTTGCAGTAATGAATGATTTTAGAGATTATACAATTAAAGTATATGATGCAATTGATCCTTTAAAAGTAGAGTTTAAAATCGAAGATAAAATAAAAGAGCTTACACAATTGCAAGCTAATGTTATTGAAGAACAGATAAAAGAGACTCCTGCTCTATGGTTTTGGCAACATAAACGATGGAAAAAATTTTATAAGAATTTATATAAAAGAAACTAA
- the waaC gene encoding lipopolysaccharide heptosyltransferase I, translating to MKIAIVKLSAMGDIIHAMVALQFIKKANPSIEIDWFVEKAFIGVLEDNPDIDNIYALDLKSIKKKKTKLFSQISLIRKYSKNSYDLVIDAQGLIKSAIVSKLLGKNRVGFSKTSTRESLSSSLYNKKIDSDYSKNVIERNLDILLKPLNIEFNKESILDKKPFLYFKDGFDFSDLLSKEKKNILLVVGASWPSKMYSKEKFAKIVNSIDENFIIAWGNEEEKSIAQTIAKTSKAVVLPRLSLNDLKALVSKVDLLIGNDTGPTHMAWALNIPSITIFGCTPGYRNTYETDINKIIESKSKVNPERLNKDDYSIANIDENRIVEIMKDLLFEGKR from the coding sequence ATGAAAATAGCTATTGTTAAACTATCTGCCATGGGTGATATTATTCATGCCATGGTTGCCTTACAATTTATTAAAAAAGCTAATCCTTCAATAGAAATTGATTGGTTTGTTGAAAAAGCATTTATAGGTGTATTAGAAGATAATCCTGATATTGATAATATTTATGCACTTGATTTAAAATCAATAAAAAAGAAAAAGACAAAACTTTTTTCACAAATTTCACTTATAAGAAAATATTCAAAAAATAGCTATGATTTAGTAATTGATGCTCAAGGCTTAATAAAATCAGCAATAGTTTCAAAGCTACTTGGAAAAAATAGAGTAGGGTTTAGTAAAACTTCTACAAGAGAGAGTTTATCATCCTCTTTATATAACAAAAAGATTGATTCTGATTATTCTAAAAATGTTATTGAAAGAAATTTAGATATTTTATTAAAACCTTTAAATATAGAGTTTAATAAAGAATCTATTTTAGATAAAAAGCCTTTTTTATATTTTAAAGATGGCTTTGATTTTAGTGATCTATTAAGTAAAGAAAAAAAGAATATTTTACTTGTAGTTGGTGCTAGTTGGCCTTCAAAAATGTATTCTAAAGAGAAATTCGCTAAAATAGTAAATAGTATAGATGAAAATTTTATTATTGCTTGGGGAAATGAAGAAGAAAAAAGCATAGCTCAAACTATCGCAAAAACTTCAAAGGCTGTAGTTTTACCAAGATTAAGTTTAAATGACTTAAAAGCATTAGTATCAAAAGTAGATTTACTTATAGGAAATGATACTGGGCCTACTCACATGGCATGGGCTTTAAATATTCCATCTATAACAATATTTGGCTGTACTCCAGGGTATAGAAACACTTATGAAACAGATATAAATAAAATTATTGAATCAAAGTCTAAAGTTAATCCTGAAAGATTAAATAAAGATGACTATTCAATAGCAAATATTGATGAAAATAGAATAGTAGAAATAATGAAGGATTTATTGTTTGAAGGCAAGCGTTAA
- a CDS encoding Ppx/GppA phosphatase family protein gives MAKVTTIIDIGSNSMRMVVLEKSSRFSFNLINETKSRVKISEGCYENNGNLQEAPMQRAFNSLQSFLNISKALKSRKIICVATSALRDAPNSKIFTNRVKNELGLNIRIIDGPKEAYYGGVAALNLIHGQEFVTVDIGGGSTEFAFIKDGQIVDCISLDVGTVRLNELFFSKGDLEGARNYILEKLEEVKGCGHSIPNTVVGIGGSIRALSKIIMKKTEYPLDILHGFSYIVDLNSYIFDDILRAKNNNSLKHIGVKKDRYDTIKEGTFIFKTILEELKTTRVITSGVGVREGVYLTDILRTNNCKFPANYNVSVRSLLDRFEICPKQSAYLGNNARQIFEALKPLHNLDDKYKTLLVIASKLHSIGTTLNFYKSNDNTFDFILNGLNYDFLHSSRVTVAHMIKFSKKSLPKKGDLEKYSKLLPCYETMQWLSFMISLNLTINQDMSSPNVTYKLKNSKLKLSLERPIYLVESEVKKIQTPKGVKVKVVS, from the coding sequence ATGGCTAAAGTAACAACTATTATAGACATTGGGTCAAACTCAATGCGTATGGTTGTTTTAGAAAAGAGTAGTAGATTTTCTTTTAACTTAATTAACGAGACAAAAAGTCGTGTTAAAATCTCTGAAGGTTGCTATGAGAACAATGGTAATCTTCAAGAAGCTCCTATGCAAAGAGCATTTAACTCTTTGCAATCTTTTTTAAATATTTCTAAAGCACTAAAATCAAGAAAAATTATTTGCGTTGCTACATCAGCACTAAGAGATGCGCCAAATTCAAAAATTTTTACTAATAGAGTTAAAAATGAATTAGGTTTAAATATCAGAATTATTGATGGGCCAAAAGAGGCTTATTATGGTGGGGTTGCTGCTTTAAATTTAATACATGGTCAAGAGTTTGTAACTGTGGACATAGGTGGAGGTTCTACTGAGTTTGCATTTATAAAAGATGGACAAATTGTTGACTGTATATCACTTGATGTAGGAACAGTAAGATTAAATGAACTGTTCTTTAGTAAAGGTGATTTAGAAGGCGCTAGAAATTATATTTTAGAAAAACTTGAAGAAGTAAAAGGCTGTGGTCATTCTATTCCTAATACTGTAGTTGGTATTGGTGGAAGTATTAGGGCACTTAGTAAAATCATAATGAAAAAAACTGAGTACCCTTTAGATATCTTACATGGTTTTTCATATATTGTTGATTTAAACTCTTATATCTTTGATGATATTTTAAGAGCTAAAAATAATAACTCTTTGAAGCACATAGGTGTAAAAAAAGATAGATATGACACAATAAAAGAGGGTACTTTTATTTTCAAAACTATTTTAGAAGAGTTAAAAACTACAAGAGTAATCACTTCTGGTGTAGGTGTTAGAGAAGGTGTTTATTTAACAGATATTTTAAGAACTAACAATTGTAAATTTCCAGCAAACTATAATGTGAGTGTAAGAAGTTTACTTGATAGGTTTGAAATTTGTCCTAAGCAAAGTGCTTATTTAGGTAATAACGCTAGACAAATTTTTGAAGCCTTAAAGCCACTTCATAATTTAGATGATAAGTACAAAACACTTTTAGTAATAGCTTCTAAGCTTCACTCAATTGGTACAACACTTAACTTCTATAAATCAAATGATAATACTTTTGATTTCATCTTAAATGGTTTAAATTATGATTTCTTACACTCTTCACGGGTAACTGTTGCTCATATGATTAAGTTTTCTAAAAAAAGCTTACCTAAAAAAGGTGATTTAGAAAAGTATTCAAAGCTATTACCTTGTTATGAAACTATGCAGTGGTTATCTTTTATGATAAGTCTTAACTTAACTATTAATCAAGATATGTCAAGTCCAAATGTTACTTATAAACTAAAAAATAGTAAGCTAAAACTATCACTTGAAAGACCTATATATTTAGTAGAAAGTGAAGTTAAAAAGATTCAAACTCCTAAGGGTGTAAAAGTAAAAGTAGTTTCATGA
- a CDS encoding YfhL family 4Fe-4S dicluster ferredoxin, which translates to MSLIITDDCIACDACREECPNYAIEEGDPIYVIDPDRCTECVGHFEEPACIEVCPVDCIIVDPDNQETMEELQFKYEQIQEEEA; encoded by the coding sequence ATGTCATTAATTATAACAGATGATTGTATCGCATGTGATGCATGTAGAGAAGAATGTCCAAACTATGCGATTGAAGAGGGTGATCCAATATACGTTATTGATCCAGATAGATGTACTGAGTGTGTAGGTCACTTTGAAGAGCCAGCATGTATTGAAGTATGTCCAGTTGATTGTATCATTGTAGATCCAGATAATCAAGAAACAATGGAAGAGTTACAATTTAAATACGAGCAGATTCAAGAAGAAGAAGCGTAA
- a CDS encoding inositol monophosphatase family protein, translated as MFDYNSFTNAVIQANKELYGYINTHMTQSDLEESSQIGFGGDKTLNIDIIAENIFIKYLSSFGDIFSEEVGSISNNSNIKIIIDPLDGSHNFASSLEYYGTSVAVKKNDEYIAGYVCNLCTAVLVYRENEDVNRVNILTEQFLSSYENSNPNISIFERAYAYPEIALKLKENSIKYRSPGAAALSLANARNYQFVLFAGKLREFDIAASLYINKDLEIFKNDEFLIITKNYSNLLLIKEIIKVF; from the coding sequence ATGTTTGATTATAACTCATTCACAAATGCAGTTATTCAAGCAAATAAAGAGTTGTATGGGTATATTAATACCCATATGACTCAATCTGACTTAGAAGAGTCTTCTCAAATTGGATTTGGTGGAGACAAAACTCTTAATATCGATATTATTGCTGAAAATATTTTTATAAAATATCTCTCTTCTTTTGGGGATATTTTTTCTGAAGAAGTAGGTAGTATATCAAATAATTCAAATATCAAAATTATCATTGACCCTTTAGATGGAAGTCATAACTTTGCTTCTAGTTTAGAATACTATGGAACATCTGTTGCTGTTAAAAAAAATGATGAATATATTGCTGGTTATGTATGTAATTTATGTACTGCAGTTTTAGTTTATCGTGAGAATGAAGATGTAAATAGAGTAAATATTTTAACTGAGCAATTTTTAAGTTCTTATGAGAATAGTAATCCAAATATATCAATATTTGAAAGAGCATATGCTTATCCAGAGATAGCTCTAAAACTAAAAGAAAATTCTATTAAATATCGAAGTCCTGGGGCTGCTGCTTTATCACTGGCAAATGCAAGAAATTATCAATTTGTACTTTTTGCAGGTAAATTAAGGGAGTTTGATATAGCTGCTTCTTTGTATATAAATAAGGACTTAGAAATCTTCAAAAATGATGAATTCTTAATTATCACTAAAAACTATAGCAATTTACTACTAATTAAAGAAATAATTAAAGTTTTTTAG
- a CDS encoding glutamate synthase subunit beta, with protein MLNFTKFERISPEKRDVLQRLKDYNEVYQVFGKHRAREQADRCMQCGDPYCHTGCPLGNYIPAWLKQTSEKNMQLAFALSNETSPFPEILGRICPQDVLCEGACSLNTGHGAISIGAIETHVSERAFENGMKPTFTDKIVDKKVAIIGSGPSGISAATFLLRKGFQVEMFEREDRAGGLLMYGIPGFKLDKSTVERRMNWLIEAGMKLHLNCEIGKDKSAKELEEEFDAVYLAVGAKKGRYAGVEGENASNVHLAMEFLTGIQKRNLGNTDVDFIDVQDKNVVVIGGGDTAMDCVRSSVREKAKSVKCLYRRDEANMPGSKKEVVNAKEEGVEYQFNVSPKSIVVDNGVATGVELLTTSMSEPDESGRQKVVINDGSEYVEEADVVIMALGFSPEIPEFFKELNIETNSWGGVETNNYVTSNKKVYAGGDCQRGAHLAVTAALDGREAAKEIVKALS; from the coding sequence ATGTTAAACTTTACTAAATTTGAAAGAATTAGTCCTGAAAAAAGAGACGTATTACAAAGATTAAAAGATTATAATGAAGTTTATCAAGTATTTGGTAAGCATAGAGCTAGAGAGCAAGCAGACAGATGTATGCAGTGTGGTGACCCATACTGTCATACAGGATGTCCATTAGGAAACTATATTCCTGCATGGTTAAAACAAACATCTGAAAAAAATATGCAATTAGCATTTGCTTTATCAAATGAAACTTCTCCTTTCCCAGAAATCTTAGGAAGAATTTGTCCTCAAGATGTGCTTTGTGAAGGTGCTTGTTCATTAAACACTGGACATGGAGCTATTTCAATTGGTGCAATTGAAACTCATGTTAGTGAAAGAGCATTTGAAAATGGAATGAAACCAACTTTTACAGATAAAATAGTTGACAAGAAAGTTGCAATTATTGGTTCAGGACCATCTGGAATCTCTGCTGCTACATTCTTACTTAGAAAAGGTTTCCAAGTAGAAATGTTTGAAAGAGAAGACAGAGCTGGTGGATTATTAATGTATGGTATTCCAGGATTTAAACTTGATAAATCTACAGTTGAAAGAAGAATGAACTGGTTAATTGAAGCTGGTATGAAACTTCACTTAAACTGTGAGATTGGCAAAGATAAGTCTGCAAAAGAGCTTGAAGAAGAGTTTGATGCTGTTTATTTAGCAGTTGGAGCTAAAAAAGGTAGATATGCAGGTGTTGAAGGTGAAAATGCTTCAAATGTACACTTAGCAATGGAGTTCTTAACAGGAATTCAAAAAAGAAACCTTGGAAATACAGATGTAGATTTTATTGATGTACAAGATAAAAACGTAGTTGTAATTGGTGGTGGAGATACTGCTATGGACTGTGTTAGATCATCTGTAAGAGAAAAAGCAAAATCTGTTAAATGTCTTTATAGAAGAGATGAAGCAAATATGCCAGGAAGTAAAAAAGAAGTTGTTAATGCAAAAGAAGAGGGTGTTGAATATCAATTTAATGTAAGTCCTAAGTCTATTGTTGTTGATAATGGAGTTGCTACTGGTGTTGAACTTCTTACTACTTCAATGAGTGAACCAGATGAATCTGGAAGACAAAAAGTTGTTATCAATGATGGAAGTGAATATGTTGAAGAAGCTGATGTTGTAATTATGGCATTAGGATTCTCTCCTGAAATTCCAGAATTCTTCAAAGAGTTAAATATTGAAACAAACTCTTGGGGTGGAGTTGAAACAAACAACTACGTTACTTCAAACAAAAAAGTATATGCAGGTGGAGATTGCCAAAGAGGTGCTCACTTAGCTGTAACTGCTGCTCTTGATGGTAGAGAAGCAGCAAAAGAGATAGTGAAAGCTCTATCTTAA